Proteins co-encoded in one Callospermophilus lateralis isolate mCalLat2 chromosome 2, mCalLat2.hap1, whole genome shotgun sequence genomic window:
- the LOC143390718 gene encoding olfactory receptor 1J2-like, whose product MRTENQSKMSEFLLLGLPIQPEQQGMSYALFLGMYLNTVLGNLLILLLIRLDSRLHTPMYFFLSHLTLTDSSFSSVTVPKMLVNMQTSHKSIPFAECISQMYFFIFFTDLDSFLITSMAYDRYVAICHPLHYTTIMREELCTLLVAVSWILSCASSLSHTLLLSRLSFCAANTTPQFFCGLAALLKLACSDIFLKESVTFTVGVAVITLPFVCILVSYGYIGATILRVPSTKGVRKALSTCGSHLSAVCLYYGATFGQCLFPTFSSSLDKDTIVAIMYTVVTPMLNPFIYSLRYRDVKAALGKLFSRATFFSQ is encoded by the coding sequence ATGAGGACCGAGAACCAGAGCAAAATGTCCGAGTTCCTCCTCCTGGGGCTCCCCATCCAGCCAGAGCAGCAAGGCATGTCCTACGCCCTGTTCCTGGGCATGTACCTGAACACGGTGCTGGGGAACCTGCTCATCCTCCTGCTCATCAGGCTGGACTCTCGCCtgcacacccccatgtacttcttcctcagccACCTGACCCTCACTGACAGCTCCTTCTCATCTGTCACTGTCCCAAAGATGCTGGTGAACATGCAGACTAGTCACAAGTCTATCCCTTTTGCAGAGTGCATTTCCCAgatgtattttttcatattttttactgACCTGGACAGCTTCCTTATTACATCAATGGCATATGACCGATATGTTGCCATATGTCACCCTCTCCACTACACCACCATCATGAGGGAGGAGCTGTGTACCTTGCTGGTGGCTGTATCCTGGATCCTGTCCTGTGCCAGCTCCCTGTCTCATACCCTTCTCCTGAGCCGGCTGTCTTTCTGTGCTGCTAACACCACCCCCCAGTTCTTCTGTGGCCTGGCTGCCCTGCTCAAGCTGGCCTGCTCAGACATCTTCCTCAAGGAGTCGGTCACGTTCACAGTCGGGGTGGCAGTCATCACTCTGCCATTTGTATGTATCCTGGTATCGTATGGCTACATTGGAGCCACGATCCTGAGGGTCCCTTCAACCAAGGGAGTCCGCAAAGCTTTGTCTACATGTGGTTCCCATCTCTCTGCTGTGTGTCTGTACTACGGGGCCACATTTGGACAGTGCCTTTTCCCAACATTCAGCAGTTCCCTTGACAAGGACACCATCGTGGCCATCATGTACACCGTGGTCACACCCATGTTGAACCCCTTTATCTACAGCCTGAGGTACAGGGATGTGAAAGCTGCCCTTGGGAAACTCTTCAGTAGAGCAACATTTTTCTCACAGTAA